The Methanothermobacter sp. genome contains the following window.
CATTGCCGTGATCGGGGGAAGCGGCGGTAGACTTGGAGAAATACTTGAAGTGGTTACAGATAAACTTAGAGATGGTGGAAGGATCCTTATAACATCAATACTCCTTGAGACAAGGTGCGAGGCCGTGAAGTGCCTGCGGGAGCTTGGATTCAATGTTAACATAACCGAACTGAGCATAACAAGGGGCCGTGTACTTGAAAGGGGGACCATGATGGTTTCAAAGAACCCCATCGCAGTGATTTACACGGAGAATCAGATTAAGATTCTCAGGTGATGATATGAACTCAAGGCTAAACTGGAAATTCAGGCTGGGGATTCTGCTTGTACTTGTATCAGCCTCCATCTACCTTCTCCTATACCTCATATTCCATAAGCCAGAGACTGAACTCTTCTATATAGGTATAGACCTTGCATTTGTGCCCCTGGAAATTCTGATAGTCGTTATAATCGTGGAGGCCGCTATATCCCGGCGGGAACTTGTTGAGAGACTCGAAAAACTCAACATGGTCGTGGGGGCGTTTTTCAGTGAGGTGGGCACCGAATTCCTTAAGAATGTATCTCCATTTGAGTCAAATAAAGATAGGATTGCATCAAAACTTAAGATAGATGCATCATGGAGTCCAGATGACTTTAAGGGAATGCTCAGTGAGATAAGGGGATGCGAATTTGATTTTGAGATTGGTTCAGATGAAAGTGTTGAACTCCTCGAGTACCTCAGAGTTTTCCTCACGTCCAGGAGGAAGTTTCTCCTGGGGCTTCTTGAAAACCCCAATCTACTTGAGCATGAAAGCTTCACAGACATGCTCTGGGCTGTCTTTCATCTCATGGAGGAACTTGAGGCACGAGAGGACCTCTCATCTCTACCTCCCACAGACTATGAGCACCTGGCAGGTGACCTCCAGAGGGCCTACTCTGCAGTTGTGTCCGAGTGGCTGGGATACATGGAGCACCTCAGTGAAAACTATCCATACCTCTTCTCACTTGCAGTGAGGAAGAACCCCTTCAACAGGGATGCGAGGGTGGAAATTCTTGAGTGATGATCTCAGTACACTGGAGAATTTACCCTAACTGAGGCCCCATAAGAAGAATATAAGGATACACATTCATTCATATTTTAATTTAAATTTTTAATAATGCTTTGTTTTGAAAATAAAATCGTATAACTTATATATTATGAGGAAGAGATTATAAAAAAACTCCAATGGTTGGTATCCATGGAACGTTTGACCCTTGAGCAGTATAGGGAAATGGTTAATGAGATAATTGAATTCAAGAATCTGTACGGGTCTTTACCGGAATATGCCCTCGTCGATGGGAAGAAAATCCACAAAGAACACTACATCGACATGATCGAGAGGGTAAATAAGTTTGTTCTTGAGATGGGAAGGAATCCCCGCACGGTTGACATCAGATCCTGAGGTCCTCCGGTCGGTTGAAGTTCCTGAAACTCCGAAGGGTTGGATCCAGACTGATAGCGTCGATGCGGCAGGATTCAATGGAGTCAAGGAGAACCCTAACTCTCCTTTCATTTTTGGCGAGCAGACCCTCTATATGGTCCCTTATTTTTACCGAGTAGATTGAGTGTAGCGGCTCGGGTAGACCATCCCTGCAGGGTACAATGGCATCACACCTATCCCCCATCACCCTGAAGGCATCCCTCATATTCAGGAGAAATTCCCTGGTAACAAGGGGGGAGTCACAGGGGAGAAAGAGGGCCGCGGAACC
Protein-coding sequences here:
- a CDS encoding pseudomurein-binding repeat-containing protein; its protein translation is MERLTLEQYREMVNEIIEFKNLYGSLPEYALVDGKKIHKEHYIDMIERVNKFVLEMGRNPRTVDIRS
- a CDS encoding molybdenum cofactor guanylyltransferase, translated to MKNRELNSAVVLCGGMGRRMGSDKGLLVMDGRSFIEIITDKLLEYFSEVVVVFRDSRQAGNYRDLLDSSIRVLIDELPGVGPLGGIFTALGRISGSAALFLPCDSPLVTREFLLNMRDAFRVMGDRCDAIVPCRDGLPEPLHSIYSVKIRDHIEGLLAKNERRVRVLLDSIESCRIDAISLDPTLRSFRNFNRPEDLRI